One stretch of Leptospira stimsonii DNA includes these proteins:
- a CDS encoding GNAT family N-acetyltransferase: MTENKLSEQIKIKPVTKSNWDDFEVLFESRGLLNNCWCMAWRMTKEELKCNNAKCRKEYIRERIFSNIPIGLLAYSNTEAIAWCSVAPRETFQRLGGDESLENVWSIACFYIEKEFRDKGLLNLLIEEAMNYAKKKGAKYMEAYPVNPDSPSYRYMGFVKTFEKLGFNYIKKAGKRRYVMTYKL, encoded by the coding sequence ATGACTGAAAATAAACTGTCTGAACAAATTAAAATAAAACCTGTTACTAAGTCCAATTGGGATGATTTTGAAGTTTTATTTGAGTCGAGAGGATTATTAAATAATTGTTGGTGTATGGCTTGGCGTATGACGAAAGAAGAACTAAAATGCAACAACGCTAAATGCAGGAAAGAATATATTAGGGAACGTATTTTTTCAAACATTCCCATTGGCTTATTAGCTTACTCAAATACTGAAGCAATAGCATGGTGTTCTGTTGCTCCTAGAGAAACATTTCAAAGGCTTGGTGGCGATGAAAGTTTAGAAAATGTATGGTCAATCGCTTGCTTCTATATCGAAAAAGAATTTAGAGATAAAGGTCTATTAAATTTGCTCATAGAAGAAGCAATGAACTACGCTAAAAAAAAAGGAGCCAAATATATGGAAGCCTATCCTGTGAATCCTGATTCTCCAAGTTATCGTTATATGGGTTTTGTTAAAACCTTTGAAAAATTGGGATTTAACTATATAAAAAAAGCGGGGAAAAGAAGATATGTAATGACTTACAAGTTATAA
- a CDS encoding DUF6714 family protein, with product MSNNLIEQIESAFQQTLHPGDENLVAHPSDPESQLVAQHFAGKRDWRSLTSVFLNEPRGTLSFFSDMAFRFYLPAFMIADVQGTLEWDDPSVRLCWFHTGSSGEQRIAKVWGGGTIKQRAEDCHRHFDSRQVSAIVAYLWWKLATSKDEDLCVTEALENYWLKREEE from the coding sequence ATGTCAAACAACCTCATCGAGCAAATAGAATCAGCATTTCAGCAAACCCTGCATCCAGGGGATGAAAACCTCGTTGCGCACCCATCAGATCCTGAGTCACAATTGGTCGCACAACACTTCGCCGGAAAGCGCGATTGGCGTAGTTTAACCTCCGTGTTTCTGAACGAACCTCGCGGTACTCTTTCATTTTTCTCGGACATGGCCTTTCGATTTTATCTCCCAGCTTTTATGATCGCTGACGTACAAGGAACCCTGGAATGGGATGATCCATCTGTGCGCCTTTGCTGGTTTCACACAGGATCCAGCGGCGAACAACGCATCGCCAAAGTATGGGGTGGCGGTACGATCAAGCAAAGGGCGGAAGATTGTCATAGGCACTTCGATTCCCGCCAAGTTTCCGCTATTGTCGCGTATCTTTGGTGGAAATTGGCCACGAGCAAAGACGAAGATCTCTGTGTAACTGAGGCTCTCGAAAACTATTGGCTTAAGCGCGAAGAAGAATAA
- a CDS encoding type II toxin-antitoxin system VapC family toxin, translating into MQNVALIDSGPIVALFNSNDKFHKTTYKFIKSYKGSLFSSWPVVTEVVYLLSFSIEAQADFLEWIERGSIQILDINLEDLRYIKNRMKKYSDLPMDLADASLMCIAEREGIERIISIDSDFSIYKTLKGKFLQKLLKV; encoded by the coding sequence ATGCAAAACGTCGCACTAATTGATTCCGGTCCGATTGTCGCTTTATTTAATTCTAATGATAAATTTCACAAAACAACTTACAAATTTATAAAATCTTATAAAGGTTCGCTATTCTCGTCATGGCCAGTAGTTACAGAAGTTGTTTATTTGCTTTCATTTTCGATAGAAGCTCAAGCTGATTTCTTAGAATGGATTGAAAGAGGAAGCATACAAATATTAGATATAAATTTAGAAGATCTTCGATACATAAAAAATCGTATGAAAAAATATTCCGACTTACCTATGGATTTAGCTGATGCCTCTTTAATGTGTATTGCAGAAAGGGAAGGGATTGAACGGATTATAAGTATTGATTCTGACTTTTCTATTTACAAAACACTAAAAGGAAAGTTTTTACAAAAGTTGTTAAAAGTATAA
- a CDS encoding ribbon-helix-helix protein, CopG family, with translation MISLRLPPELERKLDSFAKSEGKSRSEIVKDSILEYIKNHGSLKTPFELGEDLFGKHASGVSDLAQNRKKYLQQSIKGKNAKRRTN, from the coding sequence ATGATAAGTTTACGTTTACCACCGGAGTTAGAGAGAAAATTAGATTCTTTTGCCAAATCTGAAGGTAAAAGCCGTTCAGAAATAGTTAAAGATTCTATTTTGGAGTATATTAAGAATCATGGGAGTTTAAAAACTCCATTTGAATTAGGGGAGGATTTATTTGGAAAGCATGCTTCTGGAGTTTCGGATTTAGCCCAAAATCGGAAAAAATATCTTCAGCAATCGATTAAGGGAAAGAATGCAAAACGTCGCACTAATTGA
- a CDS encoding serine hydrolase domain-containing protein, with translation MQSFPYKGIKVRNLLNHTSGIPDYIHIFQKKWNKDLVVTNADVLEYFRKFKPGLKFKPKHDWEYSNAGYVFLSLLIEFLTDNSFSEFLTENIFHPIDMKNSRICDGLSSKNAIPNFALGKVFDFNKNSFEYPEGYTEYEYVTFLDGIQGDGAIKMSAPDLLRWNNELLELNFIGDELCNLMFTKSRIINKIEIDYGLGWFINNDTELGKIVYHGGSWPGYSTYNSIYLDQGISIISLCNQTKSIEAEQKIIQEVENIIFKNELSNGFS, from the coding sequence ATTCAAAGCTTCCCTTACAAAGGAATTAAAGTTAGAAATTTATTAAATCATACTTCAGGTATTCCTGATTATATCCATATTTTTCAGAAAAAATGGAATAAAGATTTAGTTGTCACAAACGCGGATGTTTTAGAATATTTTAGAAAATTTAAACCTGGCCTTAAATTCAAACCGAAGCATGATTGGGAATATTCTAACGCCGGATATGTATTTCTCTCTTTGCTAATTGAATTTCTTACCGATAATTCATTTTCCGAGTTTCTAACTGAGAACATTTTTCATCCTATCGATATGAAAAATAGTCGTATTTGTGATGGGTTATCAAGCAAAAATGCGATTCCTAATTTTGCCTTAGGGAAAGTTTTTGATTTCAATAAGAATTCTTTTGAATATCCTGAAGGCTATACTGAATATGAATATGTAACTTTTCTAGACGGAATTCAAGGAGATGGCGCTATTAAGATGTCAGCACCTGATCTTTTACGATGGAATAATGAGTTATTAGAACTCAATTTCATCGGCGATGAATTATGTAATCTAATGTTTACTAAAAGTAGAATAATAAATAAAATCGAAATAGATTACGGTTTGGGTTGGTTCATTAATAATGATACAGAACTTGGAAAAATTGTCTACCATGGCGGTAGTTGGCCTGGTTATTCAACATATAACTCAATATATCTCGATCAAGGAATCAGTATTATTTCCCTTTGCAATCAAACAAAGAGTATTGAAGCTGAGCAAAAGATAATACAAGAAGTGGAGAACATTATATTTAAAAATGAATTAAGTAATGGATTTTCCTAA
- a CDS encoding amidase, which translates to MSKSFKEYTYYDATGLAELVRKKSVHPAELVESAIERIESTNPGLNAVVHRFYEEARKNAKSKLPDGPFRGVPILIKDFIHAIGGAPLSSGSKAFRNYVSPVDSEFVRRLKNAGTLFLGQTNVPEFALMGITEPKLHGPTRNPWNLERTPGGSSGGSAAAVAAGMVPVASASDGGGSIRIPAAYCGLFGLKPTRGRTPVGPYSGRLWQGASVDHVLSRTVRDSAAFLDALCGIENSGAFSFEESKTSYLSEIKKSPDKLRIAFSTQSPIGTSVHPDCVESVVHTAKILHSLGHKVEEKDAPVDGKAIGRAFITMYFGEMAAQIKNLEPVLGRKAGMGDVESVTWILGLLGKTISAGEFVRSLQEWDKAALEMERFHETYDVYLTPTTAMPPAKIGELEPKLGEKIAMQVVGRLGLGRMLLASGLVDELVEKSLSRTPFTQLANLTGQPSVSIPIGQTSDRLPLGLQFTAARRREDILFRLSAQLEKAVPWSKHK; encoded by the coding sequence ATGTCAAAATCTTTCAAAGAATATACCTATTATGACGCTACCGGTCTCGCCGAATTGGTGCGAAAAAAATCGGTTCATCCCGCCGAATTGGTAGAATCGGCGATCGAAAGGATCGAATCCACAAACCCAGGTCTCAACGCGGTCGTTCATCGGTTTTACGAAGAAGCTCGAAAGAACGCCAAGTCCAAACTTCCGGATGGTCCCTTTCGAGGAGTACCGATTCTTATCAAGGACTTTATTCACGCGATCGGAGGCGCCCCTCTGAGCTCCGGATCGAAAGCGTTTCGAAATTATGTTTCTCCCGTAGATTCGGAGTTCGTCCGTAGATTGAAAAACGCGGGAACTCTTTTCTTAGGACAGACGAACGTTCCCGAGTTTGCTTTGATGGGAATCACCGAACCGAAGTTACACGGTCCGACCCGAAATCCCTGGAATTTGGAAAGAACTCCGGGCGGTTCTTCCGGAGGTTCCGCGGCGGCGGTCGCCGCAGGAATGGTTCCGGTCGCGAGCGCTTCTGACGGAGGCGGATCGATTCGAATTCCGGCCGCCTATTGCGGGTTATTCGGATTAAAACCAACACGAGGAAGGACACCGGTCGGTCCTTACTCCGGAAGATTGTGGCAAGGAGCTTCGGTGGACCACGTCTTATCAAGGACCGTTCGAGATAGCGCCGCATTTTTGGACGCGTTATGCGGAATCGAAAACTCTGGAGCATTCAGCTTTGAAGAATCTAAAACGAGTTATCTTTCCGAGATAAAAAAATCTCCCGATAAACTGAGGATCGCATTCTCAACCCAATCCCCGATTGGAACTTCGGTGCATCCTGATTGTGTGGAGTCGGTCGTTCATACAGCGAAAATTCTACATTCTCTCGGACACAAGGTGGAAGAGAAGGACGCGCCTGTCGACGGTAAGGCGATTGGAAGAGCTTTTATCACGATGTATTTCGGTGAAATGGCGGCTCAGATAAAAAACTTAGAACCTGTTTTAGGAAGAAAGGCCGGAATGGGAGACGTTGAATCCGTGACTTGGATTCTTGGGCTCCTAGGAAAAACGATTTCCGCAGGAGAATTTGTAAGATCTTTGCAAGAATGGGATAAGGCCGCGCTCGAGATGGAAAGGTTTCACGAAACGTATGACGTATATCTCACACCGACGACTGCAATGCCTCCCGCAAAGATAGGAGAACTAGAACCGAAGTTAGGCGAAAAAATCGCGATGCAAGTCGTAGGACGTTTGGGTCTTGGAAGAATGCTCCTCGCCTCGGGTCTTGTTGATGAACTCGTAGAAAAAAGTCTTTCCAGAACTCCTTTCACTCAACTTGCAAACCTAACGGGGCAACCTTCGGTTTCCATTCCGATCGGGCAGACGAGCGATCGACTCCCTCTTGGCCTTCAATTCACCGCGGCAAGAAGAAGAGAAGATATTCTCTTTCGTCTGAGTGCACAATTGGAAAAAGCGGTTCCTTGGTCGAAACATAAATAG
- a CDS encoding ankyrin repeat domain-containing protein, producing the protein MASTIRKIPCLILIFPFLLVANPVLDNEFLRSVQEGDPKKTQILLQAGATVDATDSRGKTALMIADHRPEVAEVLIRAGANVNAQDEDGSSVLAESLSTLLDVKVLDIDDLAVPKRLIESGAKIEYLSKIDSSGKTVPVSILNLAIRHGNLVLVQFLIENHADVNFDKGNPEEFPLFLACGAGTSAQNFSIVEVLLKNNAKPDYTSRLHETIVDGKTIQVGADNALHFLSEESELDTRIVDLLVKSGTNLNHRNAEGISPLLQAILRKRVGLAQKLLELGADPSLADIHGRTSLEEVRRQKMDSLEVLILKRLGIKENPDRISQ; encoded by the coding sequence ATGGCTTCTACAATTCGCAAAATTCCTTGTCTTATTTTAATCTTTCCTTTCTTGCTCGTTGCGAATCCGGTTTTGGACAACGAATTCTTACGATCGGTTCAGGAAGGAGATCCAAAAAAAACGCAGATCCTTCTCCAAGCGGGGGCGACCGTAGACGCGACCGATTCCCGAGGGAAAACCGCGCTTATGATTGCGGATCACAGACCCGAAGTCGCCGAAGTTTTGATTCGCGCCGGAGCCAACGTAAACGCGCAGGATGAAGACGGAAGTTCCGTCCTCGCAGAAAGCCTTTCGACTCTCTTGGATGTGAAGGTCTTGGATATCGACGACCTTGCAGTCCCGAAACGCCTCATCGAATCCGGGGCTAAGATAGAATATTTGTCCAAGATCGATTCTTCCGGAAAAACGGTTCCCGTTTCTATTTTGAATCTTGCGATTCGACACGGGAATCTTGTACTCGTTCAATTTCTAATCGAAAATCACGCAGACGTAAACTTTGATAAAGGGAATCCGGAAGAATTTCCGCTCTTCCTTGCGTGCGGGGCTGGAACTTCGGCGCAGAACTTTTCGATCGTAGAAGTTTTATTGAAGAATAACGCAAAGCCGGATTATACGAGTCGACTGCACGAGACGATCGTGGATGGAAAAACGATTCAAGTAGGAGCGGATAACGCGCTTCATTTCCTTTCGGAAGAATCCGAGCTCGATACACGAATCGTTGATCTTCTCGTAAAGTCCGGAACCAATCTAAACCATAGAAACGCGGAAGGGATTTCTCCTCTTCTCCAAGCGATCCTTAGGAAAAGAGTAGGCTTGGCTCAAAAACTTCTGGAACTTGGAGCGGATCCGTCTCTTGCCGATATTCACGGAAGAACTTCATTAGAAGAAGTTCGAAGACAAAAAATGGATTCTCTGGAAGTCCTCATATTAAAGCGACTTGGAATCAAAGAGAATCCGGATCGAATCTCTCAGTAA
- a CDS encoding N-6 DNA methylase → MSQEANRKIKNKFLGQFFTPEKVADFLVDWVLGADRITSPENSKRILDPAIGNGVFFSSLLEKRPDMNAEWIGFDLDLQCLESSKNTLEDKISLHGSLQFFDQDFLLQTSDQKFDVILCNPPYKKISDRTYSQELNKRFGGDLEKKLPGTANLYVFFLLKCLNMLNVGGRAAFLVPQDFFNSGYGVFIKTALKKSGLLHSLFLLSPKDSLFDEAVTSSCILLLENSGKEKKSGFHWARLKPGFFTDKSKLIPGAVESIETEWIPFPEPEAKWSPIFHSMEKRTDPLEKGDIFNGHSSDFRVPLLEFGKFTRGIATGDNDFFLFTKSMVEESGIPEKFFRACIPKSQYARNRIFLYSDWEELSKKGAKVWLLDVKNELNPKDSEAVQKYLESGLTKGVNRRFLPSRRRNWYTQEAKSSCPILASSFHRNEIRIVRNFSNVVHLTCFHGFTSAPGMEEWVDAVYAYLISSDSKKDLETRRREYARGLWKAEPGDLNSLWVPDFRRLNVVLHTELKNLVSDLKTTRLSVEKEAHIIQRIDSIFSKELI, encoded by the coding sequence ATGTCTCAAGAGGCAAATCGAAAAATAAAAAATAAGTTTCTAGGACAGTTTTTTACTCCCGAAAAAGTAGCGGATTTCCTGGTGGATTGGGTTCTCGGTGCGGATCGTATCACATCGCCTGAAAATTCCAAACGTATTCTCGACCCAGCAATTGGGAACGGAGTTTTCTTTTCGAGCCTTCTTGAAAAGCGACCGGATATGAATGCGGAATGGATCGGTTTTGATCTCGATCTTCAGTGTTTGGAATCCAGTAAAAATACGCTAGAAGACAAAATATCTCTTCACGGTTCTCTTCAATTCTTCGACCAAGATTTTCTTTTACAAACCTCCGATCAAAAATTCGACGTAATCCTTTGTAATCCGCCGTATAAAAAAATAAGCGATCGGACTTACTCTCAGGAATTGAATAAGCGGTTCGGCGGAGACTTGGAAAAAAAACTTCCGGGTACGGCGAATCTTTACGTATTCTTTCTATTAAAATGTTTGAATATGCTCAATGTAGGAGGAAGAGCCGCGTTTCTGGTGCCGCAGGATTTTTTTAATTCCGGTTACGGAGTCTTTATCAAAACCGCGCTTAAAAAATCGGGTCTTCTTCATTCTCTTTTTCTTCTTTCTCCTAAAGATAGTCTCTTTGACGAAGCTGTGACGAGTTCTTGTATTCTTCTTCTGGAAAACTCGGGAAAAGAAAAGAAGTCGGGGTTCCATTGGGCGAGACTAAAGCCCGGATTCTTTACGGATAAATCGAAGCTGATTCCAGGCGCCGTAGAATCGATCGAAACCGAATGGATTCCATTTCCGGAGCCGGAGGCGAAGTGGAGTCCCATTTTTCACAGTATGGAGAAGAGGACGGATCCATTAGAAAAAGGAGATATTTTTAACGGACATTCTTCCGATTTTCGAGTTCCTCTTTTGGAATTCGGCAAGTTTACGCGGGGAATCGCGACAGGAGACAACGATTTCTTTCTCTTTACGAAGTCGATGGTCGAGGAATCCGGGATCCCAGAAAAGTTCTTCAGAGCCTGTATTCCGAAATCACAATATGCAAGAAATAGAATATTCTTATATTCTGATTGGGAAGAACTAAGTAAGAAAGGCGCAAAAGTGTGGCTTTTGGACGTTAAAAACGAGCTGAATCCGAAAGATTCCGAGGCTGTTCAAAAATATCTTGAGAGCGGACTGACAAAAGGTGTCAATCGAAGGTTTCTTCCTTCCCGAAGAAGGAATTGGTATACCCAGGAGGCAAAGTCTTCCTGTCCGATTCTTGCATCCAGTTTCCATCGAAACGAAATCCGCATCGTTAGAAATTTTAGCAACGTCGTTCATCTGACTTGTTTCCACGGATTCACTTCGGCGCCGGGGATGGAGGAATGGGTAGACGCGGTTTACGCGTATTTGATTTCTTCCGATTCGAAAAAGGATTTGGAGACAAGAAGAAGAGAATATGCAAGGGGACTCTGGAAAGCGGAGCCGGGAGATCTCAATTCTCTCTGGGTTCCGGACTTTAGGAGATTGAACGTAGTCCTGCACACTGAATTAAAGAACCTTGTATCCGATCTCAAAACGACGCGCCTTTCCGTTGAAAAAGAAGCACATATCATTCAAAGAATTGATTCTATTTTTAGTAAAGAATTGATATAA
- a CDS encoding DUF2461 domain-containing protein has protein sequence MLQPSTLDFLKKLAKNNNKPWLEKNKSHFIEAKADFENLITELVIGLAKVNPSLAGVDPKKCIFRIYRDVRFSKNKEPYKTNFGASIGAGGKDLGRPLFYIHIQPGNQSFIAGGLYMPEPKILRKVREAILENSNAFKKVVQEKKLEKEFGTLSDMRLKTAPRGFSKDHPDLEWIQYTSYIVEKSQSDADVLSKHFIQNTISSYKILQPFLNYLDKTI, from the coding sequence ATGTTACAACCGTCCACCCTTGATTTTCTAAAAAAATTAGCGAAGAATAACAACAAGCCTTGGTTAGAAAAAAATAAATCCCACTTTATCGAAGCAAAGGCCGATTTCGAAAATCTCATTACGGAACTTGTAATTGGTCTCGCAAAAGTGAATCCTTCTCTGGCAGGGGTAGATCCCAAAAAATGCATCTTTCGAATTTATAGGGACGTCCGATTTTCAAAGAACAAGGAGCCGTACAAAACCAATTTTGGCGCGAGTATCGGGGCCGGCGGGAAAGATCTAGGGCGTCCACTTTTTTACATTCATATTCAACCCGGGAATCAATCGTTTATTGCCGGCGGTCTTTACATGCCGGAACCGAAAATTTTAAGAAAAGTTAGAGAAGCTATTTTAGAAAATTCGAATGCATTTAAGAAAGTGGTTCAGGAGAAGAAACTCGAAAAAGAATTCGGCACTCTTTCCGATATGAGACTAAAAACCGCGCCGCGCGGATTTTCTAAGGATCACCCGGATTTGGAATGGATTCAATATACGAGTTATATCGTGGAAAAAAGTCAAAGCGACGCGGATGTTCTTTCTAAACATTTCATTCAAAATACGATTTCTTCTTATAAGATTCTTCAGCCGTTTCTGAATTATCTCGACAAAACGATTTAA